In a single window of the Microcoleus sp. FACHB-672 genome:
- a CDS encoding flippase → MLSKLATAIKKISPGQRQIIGNTGWLFASRILRLGLGLVVGVLLARYLGPEQFGLYNYAISFVVLFSPLFTLGLDSIVIRDIVRDPSSKLETLGTAFVLKLIGSFLTFCLATGGILFLRFDDNLAHWLVGLAAVASIFHAFDVIEFWFNSQIQSKYGIYAKYSAFILINISRIFLIQLSAPLIAFAWLVLIESLLSAVGLLIVYQASRDNVLAWKVSIKRAKQLLKDSWPLLFSSLSIVIYMRIDQVMLGQLASISDIGNYSVAVRLVEVWYIIPMTLNEALFPAIVNLKKVDPEIYAFRIQRLYTLMIWMAIIAAIIISCTSNQLVKLIYGKQYIEAAPILSIHAWMATSVFFGVARSSWLTTEGYLVDGMYVNILGCIMNISANLLLIPRHGAIGATMASLLSAVGSNLIIAVYSKPIRISLRMYAMSLLVPMKFFKKSRSY, encoded by the coding sequence AGCTATTAAAAAAATTAGCCCTGGACAGCGTCAAATTATCGGCAACACAGGTTGGTTATTTGCCAGTCGTATTCTCCGATTGGGTCTGGGGCTAGTTGTTGGAGTTCTGCTAGCCCGGTATCTGGGTCCAGAACAGTTTGGCCTCTACAACTACGCGATTTCTTTCGTAGTATTATTTAGTCCCCTATTCACGCTTGGGTTAGATAGTATTGTAATCCGTGATATTGTACGCGATCCCTCATCTAAGCTAGAAACGTTAGGGACAGCGTTTGTTTTAAAGCTTATAGGTAGCTTCCTAACTTTCTGCCTAGCAACAGGCGGAATTTTATTTTTGCGTTTTGATGATAACTTAGCTCACTGGCTTGTAGGACTTGCCGCAGTCGCAAGTATTTTTCACGCTTTTGATGTTATTGAATTTTGGTTTAACTCGCAAATTCAATCAAAATATGGAATATACGCTAAATACTCAGCTTTTATTTTAATTAACATTTCGAGAATCTTTTTAATACAATTGAGCGCACCCCTGATTGCATTCGCATGGCTGGTCTTGATAGAAAGTTTATTAAGTGCTGTAGGCCTACTAATCGTTTATCAAGCATCTAGAGATAATGTCTTGGCTTGGAAAGTTAGTATAAAACGTGCTAAACAATTATTGAAAGACAGCTGGCCTTTGCTTTTTTCTAGTTTAAGCATAGTTATATATATGCGTATTGACCAAGTTATGCTGGGACAGCTAGCATCTATTAGTGACATTGGAAACTACTCAGTAGCAGTGCGCTTAGTAGAAGTTTGGTATATAATACCTATGACTCTTAACGAGGCTCTATTTCCAGCAATCGTGAATTTAAAAAAGGTTGATCCAGAAATTTATGCGTTCCGAATCCAGCGCCTTTACACGCTGATGATTTGGATGGCAATTATTGCTGCTATTATAATTTCTTGCACCTCAAACCAGTTGGTTAAACTAATTTATGGAAAGCAATATATTGAGGCAGCTCCTATTCTTTCAATCCACGCTTGGATGGCAACTTCCGTGTTTTTTGGAGTTGCGAGATCTTCATGGTTGACGACGGAAGGATATTTGGTAGATGGAATGTATGTGAACATCCTAGGCTGTATTATGAATATTAGCGCCAATCTTCTTTTGATTCCAAGACATGGAGCTATTGGCGCTACAATGGCTTCTTTGCTCAGTGCAGTTGGATCGAACTTGATCATTGCAGTTTACTCAAAACCGATTAGGATTAGCTTGAGAATGTATGCAATGAGCCTGTTGGTCCCTATGAAGTTTTTTAAAAAAAGTAGATCATATTAG
- a CDS encoding Gfo/Idh/MocA family protein, with protein MLKGDEFNEKYGEGNVKITVAQLGCGYWGPNLLRNFSAQSDCWVKWLADLSPERRSYVEANYPKTKTTPNWEDVLADPEVDAVVVATPASTHYKLAKVALEAGKHVLVEKPLAMCTPEADELVALAKAAGRTLMVGHTFLYNAAVRHLKQLLDKGELGELYYIYSQRLNLGQVRSDVNAWWNLAPHDVSILLYLMNDELPVSVSAYGMDYIQADIEDVVFATLTWANRVTAHIQVSWLDPGKVRKMTLVGSRKMLVYDDVSDDKVTILDKGIDRIPKAGESMDYDNFNNYQLFHRAGDILLPKINFQEPLKTEIAHFLECIGTGNTPLTGPKHGRDVVKVLEAVQNSLDDKGQMVAVPQEEINCP; from the coding sequence GTGCTTAAAGGTGATGAGTTTAACGAAAAATATGGAGAAGGGAATGTGAAAATTACTGTTGCACAGCTAGGCTGTGGATACTGGGGGCCAAACTTACTGCGTAATTTCTCGGCCCAGTCTGATTGCTGGGTGAAATGGCTAGCAGACCTAAGTCCTGAACGACGGAGTTACGTTGAAGCAAATTATCCCAAAACCAAGACAACACCCAATTGGGAAGATGTCCTGGCTGATCCAGAGGTGGATGCTGTTGTTGTCGCTACACCGGCATCGACTCATTACAAGTTAGCGAAGGTGGCCCTTGAAGCCGGCAAGCACGTGCTGGTAGAGAAACCCTTAGCCATGTGTACACCAGAGGCGGATGAATTAGTTGCCCTCGCTAAGGCAGCAGGGCGGACCTTGATGGTAGGCCATACCTTTCTCTATAACGCTGCTGTACGGCACCTAAAGCAACTGCTGGACAAAGGTGAACTAGGAGAACTTTACTACATCTACAGCCAGCGGCTAAATCTTGGTCAGGTTCGTTCAGATGTGAATGCTTGGTGGAATCTAGCACCCCACGATGTTAGCATTTTGCTTTATTTAATGAATGACGAACTTCCTGTTTCAGTCAGTGCTTATGGGATGGATTATATACAAGCCGACATTGAGGATGTAGTGTTTGCCACTTTAACTTGGGCCAATCGGGTAACTGCCCACATTCAAGTCAGTTGGCTTGATCCGGGTAAGGTGCGAAAAATGACCCTGGTAGGTAGCCGAAAGATGCTTGTTTACGATGATGTTAGTGATGACAAAGTAACAATTTTAGATAAAGGAATTGATCGAATTCCTAAGGCTGGCGAAAGCATGGATTATGATAACTTTAATAATTATCAGCTTTTTCATCGAGCCGGCGATATTTTGCTTCCAAAAATTAACTTTCAGGAACCTCTTAAAACAGAAATCGCTCATTTTTTAGAGTGCATCGGGACAGGAAACACCCCATTAACCGGCCCAAAACATGGACGGGATGTGGTAAAAGTTTTAGAAGCGGTTCAGAACTCGCTTGATGATAAAGGGCAAATGGTAGCGGTTCCCCAAGAGGAGATAAACTGTCCATGA
- a CDS encoding acyltransferase — MMSEFALIYPGVAWEGDYTLGPFVIVGQPLQNQQTDEIVTHIGGGAFIRSHTVIYCGNRIGSNFQTGHGVLLREDNEIGDDVSIGSASIVEHHVRIGHRVRLHSNVFVPEFCVLEDDCWLGPHVVLTNAKYPRSPNVKKELAGSYIEQGAKIGANATILPGVRIGRNALIGAGAVVTKDVPAEAVVAGNPAQAINHISRLPYHI; from the coding sequence ATGATGTCAGAATTCGCCCTGATATATCCCGGCGTAGCATGGGAGGGTGATTACACACTCGGCCCTTTTGTCATTGTAGGTCAACCATTGCAGAATCAACAAACAGATGAAATAGTAACACACATAGGAGGGGGGGCTTTTATCCGTTCCCATACCGTTATTTATTGCGGAAATCGAATTGGTAGCAACTTTCAGACTGGACATGGCGTCTTACTGAGGGAAGACAATGAAATTGGTGATGACGTGAGTATTGGTTCAGCCAGTATTGTGGAGCATCATGTCCGGATCGGTCACCGTGTTCGGCTTCACTCTAATGTTTTTGTACCTGAATTTTGTGTACTAGAGGACGATTGCTGGCTTGGCCCTCATGTTGTACTCACTAATGCAAAATACCCCCGTTCTCCTAATGTGAAAAAAGAATTGGCCGGCTCGTATATAGAGCAAGGAGCCAAAATAGGGGCAAACGCCACCATATTACCAGGAGTTCGCATAGGGCGGAATGCGCTCATCGGAGCTGGTGCTGTAGTGACCAAAGATGTGCCGGCGGAAGCTGTTGTGGCAGGTAACCCAGCACAGGCAATTAATCATATTTCGCGTTTACCATATCATATTTAA
- a CDS encoding DegT/DnrJ/EryC1/StrS family aminotransferase, which yields MMNIPLIDLKAQYLTIQSDIDSAIQRVITRSEFIGGDELQEFEAEFAAYCGAKACVGVGNGTDALYLALRGLGIGPGDEVITVAHTFIATAEAISLTGAKPVFVDIREDTMLMNPDALEAAITPQTRAVIVVHLYGQPCEMARILEIAQHHNLKVVEDAAQAHGAYWQGQRVGTLGDVACFSFYPGKNLGAYGDGGAVVSQDEDLIRRVRRLANHGRLEKYTHEIEGVNSRLDGLQASILRVKLRHLDQWNAARQRHAAHYLEALAGSGVNLPTVHPEAESVWHLFVVRVAEREHLQARLKEQGIATGIHYPLPLHQQPAYKYLGIPDGTLPVTEKVASEIVSLPIFAELTEEQVETVSKAVTKLTNVLQSL from the coding sequence ATGATGAATATTCCTTTGATTGACCTTAAAGCTCAGTACCTTACTATTCAAAGTGATATTGACTCTGCTATTCAGCGAGTTATTACTCGCAGTGAATTTATTGGTGGAGACGAACTGCAGGAATTTGAAGCAGAATTTGCTGCCTACTGTGGAGCAAAAGCCTGTGTGGGCGTTGGCAATGGCACCGATGCCCTTTATCTAGCCCTACGGGGTCTCGGCATTGGGCCAGGGGATGAGGTGATTACTGTCGCTCATACCTTTATTGCGACAGCAGAAGCTATCTCTTTAACAGGAGCTAAGCCAGTCTTTGTAGACATCCGGGAAGATACTATGTTAATGAATCCGGATGCCCTAGAAGCAGCGATTACGCCCCAAACACGCGCCGTTATTGTAGTTCATCTGTATGGTCAGCCCTGCGAGATGGCTCGGATATTGGAAATTGCCCAACACCATAATCTAAAGGTTGTTGAAGATGCTGCTCAAGCACATGGTGCTTACTGGCAAGGACAACGAGTAGGAACCCTTGGGGACGTAGCCTGCTTTAGCTTCTATCCGGGGAAAAACCTGGGTGCTTATGGCGATGGCGGTGCAGTAGTTAGCCAAGATGAAGACTTGATTCGTCGGGTGCGTCGGCTAGCCAATCATGGACGGTTGGAAAAATATACCCACGAGATTGAGGGAGTTAACAGCCGGTTAGATGGTTTGCAAGCTTCCATCTTGAGGGTAAAATTGCGCCATCTCGATCAGTGGAATGCAGCGCGACAACGTCACGCTGCCCATTATCTCGAGGCTTTAGCGGGGAGTGGGGTAAACCTGCCGACGGTGCATCCAGAAGCAGAATCCGTGTGGCACTTATTCGTTGTGCGCGTTGCGGAACGTGAACATCTCCAAGCGCGTCTCAAAGAACAAGGAATTGCTACAGGTATTCATTACCCCTTGCCACTCCATCAACAACCAGCCTATAAATATTTAGGGATTCCAGATGGCACACTGCCAGTGACGGAGAAGGTAGCATCAGAAATTGTTAGCTTGCCCATATTCGCAGAGTTAACAGAAGAGCAGGTTGAGACAGTTAGTAAAGCAGTCACAAAATTAACGAATGTGTTGCAAAGTTTATGA
- a CDS encoding CgeB family protein, whose amino-acid sequence MSYRFVKVTNHYREYLKDYYRRNPDIVRKTYAEQMQHIMSEGYGWADFFAVHLRNLGVDAHEIIANALPLQQTWVREHDIKTSGKDTVIAQLKALQPDVVFFQDSFRFNGAWITYLREQVPSITQVIAWCCAPFTDENIQQFKVFDYILTCHPGYYQELTGRGLRMHHLNHAIESSLLPKISCSNLSKDIDCIFIGSLATGEGFHNNRIKLLEKIIESNLKLNIYGAWQNSNLVKYLLKQGSYIAAKTLKAVGLSSLAKELLGWKAVIGENPHTFGRRYSKVLNSVLQPPLYGIDMLSVLSCAKVGLNFHIDAAGRYAGNVRLYEVTGVGSCLLTDWKENLHELFEIDTEIVTYKSADECLEKAKWLLEHPKEREAIAKAGQARTLRDHTYEKRALQLDSIIQREFKNS is encoded by the coding sequence ATGAGCTATCGCTTTGTTAAGGTTACAAATCACTATAGGGAATATTTGAAAGACTATTATCGGCGCAACCCAGATATAGTGCGTAAAACTTATGCTGAGCAGATGCAGCACATCATGAGCGAAGGGTATGGTTGGGCAGATTTTTTTGCGGTTCATTTAAGAAATCTTGGGGTTGATGCCCATGAAATCATAGCCAATGCATTACCCTTGCAACAGACATGGGTACGCGAACATGACATTAAAACCTCAGGCAAAGATACAGTTATTGCCCAATTAAAAGCTTTACAGCCTGATGTAGTCTTCTTCCAAGATAGCTTCAGATTTAATGGAGCTTGGATTACTTATTTAAGAGAGCAAGTTCCTTCAATTACACAAGTAATAGCCTGGTGCTGTGCGCCTTTTACTGATGAAAACATACAGCAGTTCAAAGTGTTTGATTATATTTTAACGTGTCATCCGGGCTATTATCAGGAATTAACAGGACGGGGGCTGCGGATGCACCATTTGAACCACGCGATTGAATCGTCACTTCTCCCTAAAATTAGTTGCAGTAATCTCTCTAAGGATATTGATTGTATCTTTATAGGCTCCCTGGCTACGGGCGAAGGATTTCACAACAATCGTATAAAGCTGTTAGAAAAAATTATAGAATCCAATCTCAAATTAAATATTTATGGTGCTTGGCAAAACTCAAATTTAGTTAAATATTTGCTCAAGCAGGGATCGTATATAGCCGCCAAAACGCTAAAAGCTGTTGGCCTATCTAGTTTAGCTAAAGAACTATTAGGATGGAAAGCAGTAATTGGTGAGAATCCGCACACTTTTGGCCGCCGATATTCAAAGGTATTAAACTCTGTACTTCAGCCTCCTCTTTATGGGATTGACATGCTCAGTGTCCTTTCATGTGCTAAAGTAGGGTTGAATTTTCATATTGATGCCGCTGGCCGGTATGCCGGCAATGTTCGCCTCTATGAAGTGACAGGCGTAGGTTCTTGCCTTTTGACGGATTGGAAAGAAAATTTACATGAGCTATTTGAAATCGACACAGAGATAGTCACCTATAAGTCTGCTGATGAATGCTTGGAAAAAGCTAAATGGCTTTTAGAACATCCAAAAGAACGGG